In Porites lutea chromosome 1, jaPorLute2.1, whole genome shotgun sequence, a single genomic region encodes these proteins:
- the LOC140946656 gene encoding neuronal pentraxin-2-like, with product MHNTFLCIALVLAFVCVSCVSSLKDYALEFPPSEANNYVNIWGMPSLTELTVCSWMKSSDRKNDGTVFSYAVPGMDNEFIIFNYRNFKIHVKGASSVTSQSANDGKWHHICQSWENKGGSWKLYKDGVVVAKGTGLKTGQVLKKGGSIMLGQEQDSLGGGFDATQRFIGTMTNVNVWDHVLSTAQIEQMSKSCLSGEGNVYKWSDFIYGREGKVRVVIPSPCKPLSA from the exons ATGCACAACACATTTCTTTGCATTGCCCTTGTTCTAGCCTTTGTTTGCGTCAGTTGTGTATCTTCGCTCAAAG ATTACGCTCTCGAGTTTCCACCCTCTGAGGCTAATAACTATGTCAACATCTGGGGCATGCCCAGTTTGACGGAGTTGACGGTATGTTCGTGGATGAAATCAAGTGATCGCAAAAACGATGGCACGGTGTTTAGTTACGCTGTTCCTGGAATGGACAACGAATTTATCATCTTTAACTACAGAAATTTCAAAATCCACGTTAAGGGAGCCAGTTC TGTAACTTCTCAATCCGCAAATGACGGTAAATGGCACCATATCTGTCAATCATGGGAGAACAAAGGCGGTTCGTGGAAGTTATACAAAGATGGAGTCGTTGTAGCAAAGGGAACGGGATTAAAGACTGGCCAAGTCTTAAAGAAAGGAGGATCCATAATGCTTGGTCAAGAGCAAGATTCTCTTGGAGGTGGCTTTGACGCAACACAGAGGTTCATCGGAACGATGACAAACGTCAACGTCTGGGATCACGTGCTGTCCACTGCACAAATTGAGCAGATGTCAAAATCGTGCCTGTCAGGGGAGGGGAACGTCTACAAGTGGTCTGATTTTATTTATGGCCGCGAAGGGAAAGTCAGAGTTGTTATTCCGTCTCCTTGTAAACCTCTTAGTGCTTAG
- the LOC140946671 gene encoding neuronal pentraxin-2-like isoform X2: protein MPSLTELTVCSWMKSSDGKNDGTVFSYAVPGMDNEFIIYNYKNFQIFVNGANRVTSQSANDGKWHHICQSWENKGGSWKLYKDGVVASQGTGLKSGYVIKAGGSITLGQEQDSLGGGFSAAQSFVGMMTNVNVWDHVLSIAQIEQMSKSCLSGEGNVYKWSDFIHGREGKVRVVIPSPCKPLSA, encoded by the exons ATGCCAAGTTTGACCGAGTTGACGGTATGTTCATGGATGAAATCAAGTGATGGCAAAAACGATGGCACGGTGTTTAGCTACGCTGTTCCTGGAATGGACAACGAATTTATCATCTACAACTATAAGAATTTTCAAATCTTTGTCAACGGAGCTAACCG TGTAACCTCTCAATCAGCAAATGACGGTAAATGGCACCATATCTGTCAGTCATGGGAGAACAAAGGAGGTTCGTGGAAGTTATACAAAGATGGGGTCGTTGCATCTCAGGGAACTGGTTTAAAAAGTGGTTATGTTATAAAGGCAGGAGGATCCATAACCCTTGGTCAAGAGCAAGATTCTCTTGGAGGTGGCTTCTCAGCAGCACAGAGCTTTGTGGGAATGATGACAAACGTCAACGTCTGGGATCACGTGCTGTCCATTGCTCAAATTGAGCAGATGTCAAAATCGTGCCTGTCAGGGGAGGGGAACGTCTACAAGTGGTCGGATTTTATTCATGGTCGCGAAGGGAAAGTCAGAGTTGTTATTCCGTCTCCTTGTAAACCGCTTAGTGCTTAG
- the LOC140946671 gene encoding neuronal pentraxin-2-like isoform X1 translates to MHVTYLCITICMIYGCWVSVSALTDYALEFPTSGVNNYVNIWGMPSLTELTVCSWMKSSDGKNDGTVFSYAVPGMDNEFIIYNYKNFQIFVNGANRVTSQSANDGKWHHICQSWENKGGSWKLYKDGVVASQGTGLKSGYVIKAGGSITLGQEQDSLGGGFSAAQSFVGMMTNVNVWDHVLSIAQIEQMSKSCLSGEGNVYKWSDFIHGREGKVRVVIPSPCKPLSA, encoded by the exons ATGCACGTAACATATCTTTGTATCACCATCTGTATGATCTACGGCTGCTGGGTCAGTGTCTCCGCGCTCACTG ATTACGCTCTCGAATTTCCAACCTCTGGAGTTAATAACTATGTCAACATCTGGGGCATGCCAAGTTTGACCGAGTTGACGGTATGTTCATGGATGAAATCAAGTGATGGCAAAAACGATGGCACGGTGTTTAGCTACGCTGTTCCTGGAATGGACAACGAATTTATCATCTACAACTATAAGAATTTTCAAATCTTTGTCAACGGAGCTAACCG TGTAACCTCTCAATCAGCAAATGACGGTAAATGGCACCATATCTGTCAGTCATGGGAGAACAAAGGAGGTTCGTGGAAGTTATACAAAGATGGGGTCGTTGCATCTCAGGGAACTGGTTTAAAAAGTGGTTATGTTATAAAGGCAGGAGGATCCATAACCCTTGGTCAAGAGCAAGATTCTCTTGGAGGTGGCTTCTCAGCAGCACAGAGCTTTGTGGGAATGATGACAAACGTCAACGTCTGGGATCACGTGCTGTCCATTGCTCAAATTGAGCAGATGTCAAAATCGTGCCTGTCAGGGGAGGGGAACGTCTACAAGTGGTCGGATTTTATTCATGGTCGCGAAGGGAAAGTCAGAGTTGTTATTCCGTCTCCTTGTAAACCGCTTAGTGCTTAG